From Paracoccus aminovorans, one genomic window encodes:
- a CDS encoding lytic transglycosylase domain-containing protein, whose amino-acid sequence MMYPFRDRILGPLLALGLGLAAPAQAEDAAHLSRALAAAGMRDWAGAAAEARASGPIAGDLIAWQRLRAGQGSWPEYRDFAARNGDWPGMALLYKRGDAVLRAGLPPAEVVAWFATRRPDTLNGAMALIAALQATDPAAAKTEIARFWTEVALNKAEADIFLAAYGADLAGLHDARLMRLLDLGEWQAAQVTLPLASGPAQALGKARLALQSAQPGVDALILALPDVQRNDAGLALDRFRWRVWAKMPELARDLMLERSTGAEALRDPVAWAPKRADYARLALRQGDWTLAERLAAGHFLPPGSDAFSDLEWLAGYAALRSGAPDRALRHFHELERAVASPISLSRAHYWQGRALAAASDAAGADAAFGRAAAYQSAWYGQLAAERLGQPMQPALAVAGRSEATLPDWRGAALRGNRVWQAGTWLLAAGEPDQGARFLLHLAETAPAEDIGRMARMMLEMRLPWHALRLAKAAAAKGAVYPAAYFPLTGLEGDDLGLPPELVMAIARRESEFNHTVSSHAGALGLMQVMPDTARAMARKLGEPFDQARLTRDAAYNARLGAAYLDGLRQRFGPSVALVAAGYNAGPGRSARWLQDFGDLRGEVDPVDWVEMIPFDETRNYVMRVAEALPVYRARIKGAPVPLVPSWDLTGGGMKPAPPPPPIRLAGSARPLMPARTLRGYGSGGVLAEVLGPPPVVEAAAAPLSAARPARGPANATR is encoded by the coding sequence ATGATGTATCCTTTCCGCGACAGGATTCTGGGACCTCTGCTGGCCCTCGGCCTGGGCCTTGCCGCGCCGGCCCAGGCCGAGGACGCCGCCCATCTGTCGCGGGCCCTGGCCGCCGCCGGGATGCGCGACTGGGCCGGTGCCGCCGCCGAGGCGCGGGCCTCGGGGCCCATCGCCGGCGACCTGATCGCCTGGCAGCGGCTGCGCGCCGGGCAGGGCAGCTGGCCGGAATACCGCGACTTCGCCGCCCGCAACGGTGACTGGCCGGGCATGGCGCTGCTCTACAAGCGCGGCGACGCGGTGCTGCGCGCCGGCCTGCCGCCGGCCGAGGTCGTCGCCTGGTTCGCCACCCGCCGGCCCGACACGCTGAACGGCGCCATGGCGCTGATCGCGGCCCTGCAGGCGACCGATCCGGCCGCCGCGAAAACCGAGATCGCCCGCTTCTGGACCGAGGTGGCGCTGAACAAGGCCGAGGCGGACATCTTTCTGGCCGCATATGGCGCCGATTTGGCCGGGCTGCACGACGCGCGGCTGATGCGGCTTCTGGACCTGGGCGAATGGCAGGCGGCGCAGGTGACGCTGCCGCTGGCCTCGGGGCCGGCGCAGGCGCTGGGCAAGGCGCGGCTGGCGCTGCAATCGGCGCAGCCCGGGGTGGACGCGCTGATCCTGGCGCTGCCCGACGTGCAGCGCAACGACGCCGGGCTGGCGCTGGACCGCTTCCGCTGGCGGGTCTGGGCCAAGATGCCCGAGCTGGCGCGCGACCTGATGCTGGAGCGCTCGACCGGCGCCGAGGCGCTGCGCGACCCCGTCGCCTGGGCGCCCAAGCGCGCCGATTACGCGCGGCTGGCGTTGCGGCAGGGCGACTGGACCCTGGCCGAGCGGCTGGCCGCCGGGCATTTCCTGCCGCCGGGCAGCGACGCCTTTTCCGACCTGGAGTGGCTTGCCGGCTATGCCGCGCTGCGGAGCGGGGCGCCCGACCGGGCGCTGCGGCATTTCCACGAATTGGAGCGGGCGGTCGCCAGCCCGATCTCGCTGTCGCGGGCGCATTACTGGCAGGGCCGGGCGCTGGCGGCCGCGAGCGATGCCGCCGGTGCCGATGCGGCCTTCGGCCGTGCCGCCGCCTATCAATCCGCTTGGTACGGCCAGCTGGCCGCGGAACGGCTGGGCCAGCCGATGCAGCCGGCGCTGGCCGTCGCCGGCCGGTCCGAGGCCACGCTGCCCGACTGGCGCGGCGCCGCCCTGCGCGGCAACCGGGTCTGGCAGGCGGGCACCTGGCTGCTGGCGGCGGGCGAGCCCGACCAGGGCGCGCGCTTCCTGCTGCACCTGGCCGAGACCGCCCCGGCCGAGGACATCGGCCGCATGGCCAGGATGATGCTGGAAATGCGGCTGCCCTGGCACGCGCTGCGGCTGGCCAAGGCCGCGGCCGCCAAGGGCGCGGTCTATCCCGCCGCCTATTTCCCGCTGACCGGGCTGGAAGGCGACGACCTGGGTCTGCCGCCCGAACTGGTCATGGCCATCGCCCGGCGCGAAAGCGAGTTCAACCATACCGTATCCTCGCACGCCGGGGCGCTGGGGCTGATGCAGGTCATGCCCGACACCGCGCGCGCCATGGCCCGCAAGCTGGGCGAGCCCTTCGATCAGGCGCGGTTGACGCGCGACGCCGCCTACAACGCCCGGCTGGGCGCGGCCTATCTGGACGGGCTGCGCCAGCGTTTCGGCCCTTCGGTGGCGCTGGTGGCGGCGGGCTATAACGCCGGGCCGGGGCGCTCGGCCCGTTGGCTGCAGGATTTCGGCGACCTGCGCGGCGAGGTCGATCCGGTGGATTGGGTCGAGATGATCCCCTTCGACGAGACCCGCAACTATGTCATGCGCGTGGCCGAGGCGCTGCCGGTCTATCGCGCCCGCATCAAGGGGGCGCCGGTGCCGCTGGTGCCGAGCTGGGACCTGACCGGAGGTGGCATGAAGCCGGCGCCGCCGCCGCCGCCGATCCGGCTGGCGGGCTCGGCCCGGCCGCTGATGCCGGCGCGGACGCTACGGGGCTATGGCTCGGGCGGGGTGCTGGCCGAGGTGCTGGGTCCGCCGCCGGTGGTCGAGGCCGCCGCGGCGCCCCTCAGCGCCGCGCGGCCCGCTCGCGGACCCGCGAACGCCACCAGGTGA
- a CDS encoding inositol monophosphatase family protein, whose product MASANLNIMIKAARKAGRSLVKDFREVENLQVSVKGAGDFVSRADREAERIIKEELRTARPNYGWLGEETGEEAGEDPTRRWIVDPLDGTTNFLHGLPHWAVSIALEHKGEIVAAVVFDAAKDELFTAERGDGAFLNDRRIRVSGRRQMIESIFATGVPFAGRPTLPATLRDLGRLMPLTSGVRRWGAAALDLAYVAAGRFDGYWERGIQPWDLAAGILLVKEAGGRVESIRGEEGPVATGSALAANPQLFGEFAEIIRRPD is encoded by the coding sequence ATGGCCAGCGCCAATCTCAACATCATGATCAAGGCCGCGCGCAAGGCGGGCCGCAGCCTCGTCAAGGACTTCCGCGAGGTCGAGAACCTTCAGGTCTCGGTCAAGGGCGCCGGCGATTTCGTCAGCCGCGCCGACCGCGAGGCCGAACGCATCATCAAGGAAGAGCTGCGCACCGCCCGCCCGAACTATGGCTGGCTGGGCGAAGAGACTGGCGAAGAGGCGGGCGAGGACCCGACCCGCCGCTGGATCGTCGATCCGCTGGACGGCACCACCAACTTCCTGCACGGCCTGCCGCATTGGGCGGTCAGCATCGCGCTGGAACACAAGGGCGAGATCGTCGCCGCCGTGGTCTTCGACGCCGCCAAGGACGAACTGTTCACCGCCGAGCGCGGCGACGGCGCCTTCCTGAACGACCGCCGCATCCGCGTCTCCGGCCGCCGGCAGATGATCGAGTCGATCTTTGCCACCGGCGTGCCCTTCGCCGGCCGCCCGACCCTGCCCGCGACGCTGCGCGACCTGGGCCGGCTGATGCCGCTGACCTCGGGCGTGCGGCGCTGGGGCGCGGCGGCGCTGGACCTGGCCTATGTCGCCGCCGGCCGCTTCGACGGCTATTGGGAACGCGGCATCCAGCCCTGGGACCTGGCCGCCGGCATCCTGCTGGTGAAAGAGGCCGGCGGCCGCGTCGAATCGATCCGCGGCGAGGAAGGCCCGGTCGCGACCGGCTCGGCCCTGGCCGCGAACCCGCAGCTTTTCGGCGAATTCGCCGAGATCATCCGCCGCCCGGACTAA
- a CDS encoding DMT family transporter → MPDDSPTGPLMSPTAQPPAVPPPMAQPRRDRQGTAILLMCVTALMFAGQDGISRHLGSTYSPVFITMLRYWFFTVFAVALCLRAPGGLRAAMRSKRPVVQFFRGMLLALEIVVTIECFVRLGLINTHAIFACYPLIISVLSGPVLGEKVGWRRWLAVAVGFCGILVVLQPGRDVFTPEAALPFLAAAMFAAYGLLTRLAGREDSAMTSFFWTAVWGAVCMTVLGLRTWEPIAPQDIPWLLILCVCAGCAHFMLIKAYELAEASALQPFSYTQLVWISIFGVVIFGETLAPHVAIGGAIVVGAGMFTWWRSRVRERAARR, encoded by the coding sequence ATGCCAGACGACAGCCCGACGGGACCGCTGATGTCCCCCACCGCCCAGCCGCCGGCGGTGCCTCCGCCCATGGCGCAGCCCCGCCGCGACCGACAGGGCACCGCCATCCTGCTGATGTGCGTCACCGCCCTGATGTTCGCGGGCCAGGACGGCATTTCGCGGCACCTGGGCTCGACCTATTCGCCGGTCTTCATCACCATGCTGCGCTATTGGTTCTTCACCGTCTTCGCGGTGGCGCTGTGCCTGCGCGCGCCCGGCGGGCTGCGCGCGGCGATGCGCAGCAAGCGGCCAGTGGTGCAGTTCTTTCGCGGCATGCTGCTGGCGCTGGAAATCGTCGTCACCATCGAATGCTTCGTGCGGCTGGGGCTGATCAACACCCATGCCATCTTTGCCTGCTACCCGCTGATCATCTCGGTCCTGTCCGGGCCGGTGCTGGGCGAAAAGGTCGGCTGGCGGCGCTGGCTGGCGGTGGCCGTCGGCTTCTGCGGCATCCTGGTGGTGCTGCAACCCGGCCGCGACGTCTTCACGCCCGAGGCGGCGCTGCCCTTCCTGGCCGCGGCGATGTTCGCGGCCTACGGCCTGCTCACCCGGCTGGCGGGGCGCGAAGACAGCGCCATGACCAGCTTCTTCTGGACCGCGGTCTGGGGCGCGGTCTGCATGACCGTGCTGGGCCTGCGCACATGGGAACCGATCGCGCCGCAGGACATTCCCTGGCTGCTGATCCTCTGCGTCTGCGCCGGCTGCGCGCATTTCATGCTCATCAAGGCCTATGAGCTGGCCGAGGCCTCGGCCCTGCAGCCGTTTTCCTATACGCAGCTGGTGTGGATCAGCATCTTCGGCGTGGTGATCTTCGGCGAGACGCTGGCGCCGCATGTCGCCATCGGCGGCGCCATCGTCGTCGGCGCCGGCATGTTCACCTGGTGGCGTTCGCGGGTCCGCGAGCGGGCCGCGCGGCGCTGA
- a CDS encoding K+/H+ antiporter subunit F: MILYAIWFAYGCFGLALLCCLYRVVRAPGLADRVLALDTMALNMIALLAIFGIDRGTGIYFEAALLFAMLGFISTVAYAKFVLRGDIIE, translated from the coding sequence ATGATCCTTTATGCGATCTGGTTCGCCTATGGCTGCTTCGGGCTGGCGCTGCTCTGCTGCCTTTACCGGGTCGTCCGCGCGCCCGGGCTGGCCGACCGGGTGCTGGCGCTGGACACGATGGCGCTGAACATGATCGCGCTTCTGGCGATCTTCGGCATCGACCGCGGCACCGGCATCTATTTCGAGGCGGCGCTGCTCTTTGCCATGCTCGGCTTCATTTCCACCGTCGCCTATGCCAAGTTCGTCCTGCGCGGCGACATCATCGAATAG
- the dapA gene encoding 4-hydroxy-tetrahydrodipicolinate synthase gives MFKGSMPALVTPFTPEGELDLPTLEKLVEWHIAQGTHGLVPVGTTGESPTLSHEEHRKVIEEVVRMTAGRVPVIAGAGSNSTREGIGLVQHAQAAGADAALVVTPYYNKPTQAGLIAHYTALHDASDLPIIIYNIPGRSVIDMTPETMGQLAKLPRIVGVKDATGKLERVSQQRAACGKDFVQLSGEDATALGFNAHGGVGCISVTANVAPKLCAEFQEATLAGDYAKALDYQDRLMPLHEAIFIEPGVAGAKYAMSRLGLCSDAVRLPLVGLTEATKARIDAAMAHAGLI, from the coding sequence ATGTTCAAAGGCTCGATGCCCGCGCTGGTCACGCCATTCACTCCCGAGGGAGAGCTGGATCTTCCCACGCTGGAAAAGCTCGTCGAATGGCATATCGCGCAGGGGACCCATGGGCTGGTGCCGGTCGGAACCACCGGCGAAAGCCCGACGCTCAGCCACGAGGAACATCGCAAGGTCATCGAGGAAGTGGTCCGCATGACCGCCGGCCGGGTACCGGTCATCGCCGGCGCCGGGTCGAACTCGACGCGCGAGGGCATCGGTCTGGTGCAGCACGCCCAGGCCGCCGGCGCCGATGCGGCCCTGGTGGTGACGCCCTATTACAACAAGCCGACCCAGGCCGGGCTGATCGCGCATTACACCGCGCTGCACGACGCCAGCGACTTGCCGATCATCATCTACAACATCCCCGGCCGCTCGGTCATCGACATGACGCCCGAGACCATGGGCCAGCTTGCGAAACTGCCGCGCATCGTCGGCGTCAAGGATGCGACCGGCAAGCTGGAGCGGGTCAGCCAGCAGCGCGCCGCCTGCGGCAAGGATTTCGTGCAGCTGTCGGGCGAGGATGCCACCGCGCTGGGCTTCAACGCCCATGGCGGCGTCGGCTGCATCTCGGTCACCGCGAACGTGGCGCCGAAGCTTTGCGCCGAATTCCAGGAGGCGACGCTGGCCGGCGACTATGCCAAGGCGCTGGACTATCAGGACCGGCTGATGCCGCTGCACGAGGCGATCTTCATCGAGCCGGGCGTCGCCGGGGCGAAATACGCCATGTCGCGGCTGGGGCTTTGCAGCGACGCGGTGCGGCTGCCGCTGGTCGGGCTGACCGAGGCCACCAAGGCCCGCATCGACGCCGCCATGGCCCATGCCGGACTGATCTGA
- a CDS encoding DHA2 family efflux MFS transporter permease subunit, giving the protein MTAEKVRWSVVVAVVMTAILEVLDSTIVNVALPHMKASFGITSDQTVWILTSYIVSAVAAMPLTGLLARRYGRRRLIMTAIIGFAAFSALCGASISIGMMVVCRVMQGLFGAFLIPLSQSILFDSFPGEKRGQAMALFGLGVVVAPVLGPTIGALLTEHFSWRAVFYVNLPVAALALSLMAGGLPKEDVKPAPIDWTGLVLMILAVGGLQMTLDLGESRDWFASRLIQVCFALFLFAGAAFLARGIGNPRNVIDLRLFRDRSFAAANIAMTGFGLAMFGTLAILPLFVQGLLGFDVLTAGYLFMPRGLAAGITMVLTGAVLLRKFDPRLLVAIGLLMTGVGNLQLAHLNLNAGFWDLAWPGVVSGIGMGLFFVPMSTVAFQHIAREHQDEASGLYGVVRQIGSSVGIAIVGWQVAQRTQIHWHTLAGHISATDPQAQHWAQVMGLPLASPEAAAQLTQMIAQQAQMLAFRDAFILTGWGAFVMLPVVLLMSRPRPGAGAPAAAH; this is encoded by the coding sequence ATGACCGCCGAGAAGGTCCGCTGGAGCGTCGTCGTCGCGGTGGTGATGACCGCGATCCTCGAGGTCCTGGACAGCACCATCGTCAACGTGGCGCTGCCGCATATGAAGGCCAGCTTCGGCATCACCTCGGACCAGACGGTCTGGATCCTGACCAGCTACATCGTCTCGGCGGTGGCGGCGATGCCGCTGACCGGGCTCTTGGCGAGGCGCTATGGCCGGCGGCGGCTGATCATGACCGCGATCATCGGCTTCGCCGCCTTCTCGGCGCTCTGCGGCGCCTCGATCAGCATCGGCATGATGGTGGTCTGCCGGGTGATGCAGGGCCTGTTCGGCGCCTTCCTGATCCCGCTGTCGCAGTCGATCCTGTTCGACAGCTTCCCCGGCGAAAAGCGCGGCCAGGCCATGGCCCTGTTCGGGCTGGGCGTGGTGGTGGCGCCGGTCCTGGGCCCCACCATCGGCGCACTGCTGACCGAGCATTTCAGCTGGCGCGCGGTGTTTTATGTCAACCTGCCGGTGGCGGCGCTGGCCCTGTCGCTGATGGCCGGCGGCCTGCCGAAAGAGGACGTGAAGCCCGCGCCCATCGACTGGACCGGCCTGGTGCTGATGATCCTGGCGGTCGGCGGCTTGCAGATGACGCTGGACCTGGGCGAAAGCCGGGACTGGTTCGCCTCGCGGCTGATCCAGGTCTGTTTCGCGCTGTTCCTGTTTGCCGGGGCCGCTTTCCTCGCGCGCGGCATCGGCAATCCCAGGAACGTCATCGACCTGAGGCTGTTTCGCGACCGCAGCTTCGCGGCGGCGAATATCGCCATGACCGGTTTCGGCCTGGCCATGTTCGGCACGCTGGCGATCCTGCCCTTGTTCGTGCAGGGGCTTTTGGGCTTCGACGTGCTGACGGCGGGCTATCTGTTCATGCCGCGCGGGCTGGCGGCCGGCATCACCATGGTGCTGACCGGCGCGGTGCTGCTGCGCAAGTTCGACCCGCGGCTGCTGGTCGCCATCGGCCTGCTGATGACCGGCGTCGGCAACCTGCAGCTGGCGCATCTGAACCTGAACGCCGGCTTCTGGGACCTGGCCTGGCCCGGGGTCGTGTCGGGCATCGGCATGGGGCTGTTCTTCGTGCCCATGTCCACCGTCGCCTTCCAGCACATCGCCCGCGAGCATCAGGACGAGGCGTCCGGGCTTTACGGCGTGGTGCGCCAGATCGGCAGCTCGGTCGGCATCGCCATCGTCGGCTGGCAGGTGGCGCAGCGCACGCAGATCCACTGGCACACGCTGGCCGGCCATATCTCGGCCACCGACCCGCAGGCGCAGCACTGGGCGCAGGTCATGGGCCTGCCGCTGGCCTCGCCCGAGGCGGCGGCGCAACTGACGCAGATGATCGCCCAGCAGGCGCAGATGCTGGCCTTTCGCGACGCCTTCATCCTGACCGGCTGGGGCGCCTTCGTCATGCTGCCGGTGGTCCTGCTGATGAGCCGCCCGCGCCCCGGCGCCGGCGCCCCAGCCGCCGCGCATTAG
- a CDS encoding monovalent cation/H+ antiporter subunit D produces the protein MSHALIAPVLLPAALGALIILALRGDLRLQRALSVASTALLLGLALGLNLLAADGVVRVYRLGNWAAPFGIVLVLDRLAALLLLLTAALALVVQLYAVGSGWDRRVRHFHALWQFQLMGLCGAFLTGDAFNLFVFFEVMLIASYGLMVHGGGEMRLRAGVQYIAYNLAGSVLFLAALGVLYAVTGTLNMADMAARAAAIPPGDSALLRTGAVLLMLAFAVKAALVPLHFWLPATYANAPGPVAALFAVMTKVGAYGIMRFMALVFPQDTAVESAVVDLLLPAALFTLALGQTGVLGSRHLGRLAAFAAIGSVGTLMIAVAQQNPQSTAAAVYYLVHSTLAGAALFLVVDLIGARRGDPWLRPRPTMPGSGLVAVLFFVTAIAVTGMPPLSGFIGKLLVMQATAETPAVVWVWAVILLGSLVAIYGMTRAGALLFWKGCQAGPAPPAPVGQGLAVAAIAALLAGIVALTVFAGPAMRLAEDTALQLHDQPLYLEAVLSGQEGTK, from the coding sequence ATGAGCCATGCGCTGATCGCCCCGGTCCTGCTGCCGGCCGCGCTGGGGGCGCTGATTATCCTGGCGCTGCGCGGCGACCTGCGCCTGCAGCGGGCGCTGTCGGTTGCGAGCACCGCGCTGCTGCTGGGCCTGGCACTGGGCCTGAACCTGCTGGCCGCGGACGGCGTGGTCCGGGTCTATCGCCTGGGCAACTGGGCGGCGCCCTTCGGCATCGTTCTGGTGCTGGACCGGCTGGCGGCGCTGCTGCTGCTGCTGACCGCGGCGCTGGCGCTGGTGGTGCAGCTTTACGCCGTAGGCTCGGGCTGGGACCGGCGCGTGCGGCACTTCCATGCGCTGTGGCAGTTCCAGCTGATGGGGCTCTGCGGCGCCTTCCTGACCGGAGACGCCTTCAACCTGTTCGTCTTCTTCGAGGTGATGCTGATCGCCAGCTACGGGCTGATGGTCCATGGCGGCGGCGAGATGCGGCTGCGCGCGGGCGTGCAATACATCGCCTACAACCTGGCCGGCTCGGTGCTGTTCCTGGCGGCGCTGGGGGTGCTCTATGCGGTCACCGGCACGCTGAACATGGCCGACATGGCGGCGCGGGCGGCGGCGATCCCGCCGGGCGATTCCGCGCTTCTGCGCACCGGCGCGGTGCTGCTGATGCTGGCCTTTGCGGTCAAGGCGGCGCTGGTGCCGCTGCATTTCTGGCTGCCCGCGACCTATGCTAATGCGCCGGGGCCGGTGGCGGCGCTGTTCGCGGTGATGACCAAGGTCGGGGCCTATGGCATCATGCGCTTCATGGCGCTGGTCTTTCCGCAGGACACCGCGGTCGAAAGCGCGGTCGTGGACCTGCTCTTGCCCGCCGCGCTGTTCACGCTGGCGCTGGGGCAGACCGGCGTGCTGGGCAGCCGGCACCTGGGGCGGCTGGCGGCTTTCGCGGCCATCGGCTCGGTCGGGACGCTGATGATCGCGGTGGCGCAGCAGAACCCGCAGTCCACGGCGGCGGCGGTCTATTACCTGGTGCATTCGACGCTGGCCGGGGCGGCGCTGTTCCTGGTCGTGGACCTGATCGGCGCGCGCCGGGGCGATCCCTGGCTGCGCCCGCGCCCGACCATGCCCGGCAGCGGTCTGGTGGCGGTGCTGTTCTTCGTCACTGCCATCGCGGTCACCGGCATGCCGCCGTTGTCGGGCTTCATCGGCAAACTGCTGGTGATGCAGGCCACGGCCGAGACTCCGGCTGTGGTCTGGGTCTGGGCGGTGATCCTGCTCGGCTCGCTGGTCGCGATCTATGGCATGACCCGCGCCGGCGCGCTGCTGTTCTGGAAGGGCTGCCAGGCCGGTCCCGCGCCCCCCGCCCCTGTGGGGCAGGGGCTGGCGGTCGCGGCCATCGCCGCGCTGCTGGCGGGCATCGTTGCGCTGACCGTCTTTGCCGGCCCGGCCATGCGCCTGGCCGAAGACACGGCGCTGCAGCTGCACGACCAGCCGCTCTATCTGGAGGCCGTGCTCTCGGGGCAGGAGGGCACGAAATGA
- a CDS encoding HlyD family secretion protein, with translation MNRKLVVIGALAIAAGAGMWFWWQHSARYPSTDDAYLTANIVTVAPQVGGRVVQVDVAENQHVAAGAALFTIDDTELRAQVAAAQAQLDIAMQGSGASHAGVAQAEAQLASARASRSNAQLSYDRQAALFAKGDVAKAARDQAQTALDQAVAGVAAAEAALKAAQDQFGQGGSDNASVRAAQAALDQAKLALGYSRVAAPATGWVSNISLRPGQVVSAGQALFSLVEDQGWWVQANFKETDLDRIRPGQPATIRIDMYPGVKLKGHVQSIGAGSGASFSLLPPENASGNWVKVTQRFPVRVVLDERPADPAFQLRTGASTTVTVDTVGGP, from the coding sequence ATGAACCGGAAACTGGTCGTCATTGGGGCGCTGGCCATCGCGGCGGGCGCGGGCATGTGGTTCTGGTGGCAGCATTCGGCGCGCTACCCCTCGACCGACGACGCCTATCTGACGGCGAATATCGTGACTGTGGCGCCGCAGGTCGGCGGGCGCGTGGTGCAGGTGGACGTGGCCGAGAACCAGCATGTCGCGGCAGGCGCGGCGCTGTTCACCATCGACGACACCGAGCTTCGCGCCCAGGTCGCCGCCGCGCAGGCCCAGCTCGACATCGCCATGCAGGGCTCGGGCGCCAGCCATGCCGGCGTGGCCCAGGCCGAGGCGCAGCTGGCCAGCGCCCGCGCCTCGCGGTCGAACGCCCAGCTCAGCTACGACCGGCAGGCAGCGCTTTTCGCCAAGGGCGACGTGGCCAAGGCCGCCCGCGACCAGGCGCAGACGGCGCTGGACCAGGCCGTCGCCGGAGTCGCGGCGGCCGAGGCGGCGCTGAAGGCCGCGCAGGACCAGTTCGGCCAGGGCGGCAGCGATAACGCCTCGGTCCGGGCGGCGCAGGCGGCGCTGGACCAGGCCAAGCTGGCGCTGGGTTACAGCCGCGTGGCCGCCCCGGCCACGGGCTGGGTCAGCAATATCTCGCTGCGGCCCGGGCAGGTGGTCTCGGCCGGGCAGGCGCTGTTCTCGCTGGTCGAGGACCAGGGTTGGTGGGTGCAGGCGAATTTCAAGGAAACCGACCTGGACCGCATCCGCCCGGGCCAGCCCGCCACCATCCGCATCGACATGTATCCCGGCGTGAAGCTCAAGGGCCATGTGCAGTCCATCGGCGCCGGGTCGGGGGCCAGCTTCTCGCTGCTGCCGCCCGAGAACGCCTCGGGCAACTGGGTCAAGGTCACCCAGCGCTTCCCGGTGCGCGTGGTGCTGGACGAACGGCCCGCCGACCCCGCCTTCCAGCTGCGCACCGGCGCCTCGACCACGGTCACCGTGGACACCGTGGGCGGGCCATGA
- a CDS encoding Na+/H+ antiporter subunit G, with the protein MVADIVVSALLVAGGFFGLVGSWGLVRLPDPMTRLHAPTKSATLGVGAVLVASMVWFPAQTGRFTWHELLITLFLLLTAPVTGYFIAKAHMHLGWHRDAIPRPAPGRDWATFADPDQDGAAENEG; encoded by the coding sequence ATGGTCGCGGATATCGTCGTCTCGGCGCTGCTGGTGGCGGGCGGGTTCTTCGGGCTGGTCGGCTCCTGGGGGCTGGTGCGGCTGCCGGACCCGATGACCCGGCTGCATGCGCCGACGAAATCGGCGACGCTGGGGGTGGGGGCGGTGCTGGTCGCCTCGATGGTCTGGTTCCCGGCGCAGACCGGCCGGTTCACCTGGCACGAACTGCTGATCACCCTGTTCCTGCTGCTGACCGCGCCGGTCACCGGCTATTTCATCGCCAAGGCGCATATGCACCTGGGCTGGCACCGCGACGCGATCCCGCGCCCGGCGCCGGGCCGGGACTGGGCGACCTTCGCCGACCCGGACCAGGACGGCGCCGCCGAGAACGAGGGCTAG